A stretch of DNA from Leisingera caerulea DSM 24564:
GGCTGGAAACCCTGCAAAGCTGCCGGACCGCCCAAACCGCCCGCGCGGCAGAGGTGGAGGCACTGCTGTCCCGCTGCAACGCCGCGGGCGACGTGCAATATGCCACCGCCAGCGACGCGGACATCCGGCTGCTGGCCGCCCGCCGGGCACTGACCTGCGACATTGCCGAGGCGGCCGGCGGCCTGCGCGAGGATCCGGAGGTGTTCCGCGATGCGGTGCACGGCATCCTGTTCGGCGCGCCCGTGCCGCTGATGGTGAACGGCAGCCCCTTGGCGCCCCGCAAACGGGTGTTCCTGGCCTGGAACAGCAGCCTGTCCGCGGCCCGCGCGGCCCATGCCGCCCTGCCCTATTTCAAGGCGGCGCAGGAAGTGGTGATCGGCTGCTTCGACCCGGACATGAGCGACGCGCGCGACGGCGAGGACCCCGGCGCGGACATGGCCGCCTGGCTCAGCCACCACGGCTGCACCGTCACCCTGTCGCAGTTTCCC
This window harbors:
- a CDS encoding universal stress protein, which codes for MQRRTLLFAISGSTSDTAITAAAEAAREQQAHLACLLLKTLPGMPYFAYGASAYGAMAVPDEWLETLQSCRTAQTARAAEVEALLSRCNAAGDVQYATASDADIRLLAARRALTCDIAEAAGGLREDPEVFRDAVHGILFGAPVPLMVNGSPLAPRKRVFLAWNSSLSAARAAHAALPYFKAAQEVVIGCFDPDMSDARDGEDPGADMAAWLSHHGCTVTLSQFPCGGHDTGTAIQDRAREAGAELVVMGAYGHSRLREAVFGGTTRSLLEQTALPVLFAH